In Rutidosis leptorrhynchoides isolate AG116_Rl617_1_P2 chromosome 2, CSIRO_AGI_Rlap_v1, whole genome shotgun sequence, one genomic interval encodes:
- the LOC139894487 gene encoding uncharacterized protein At1g01500-like: MDKYLYETVKKKEHKVINHGLQIIKHPSYQAYGKHLLSWFDVRVFYVRISNFMVDCYTPEYLTLNHIPLDHNTVLEVNGRRCALHSEGSSCRLKRNRVDKKFEEVTFVSTDSIRLSGSVKFEVFDKDDLILCGTLEISEKDDDISKWSMNCKSMICGSNGFLKGKKTAVCDSTPPMIEVYVAGSFSGTPIILTKALQSSFNKKQSRKGVLDSIPEYDPTEESQKKVAHGRDYQMAGYRSYKVDEDYDSSLFWSQTEYMEGEDGALSWFNAGVRVGVGIGLGVCLGVGVGVGLLVRTYQSTTRNFRRWL; encoded by the exons ATGGATAAATATTTGTACGAAACCGTGAAGAAGAAAGAACACAAGGTGATTAATCATGGGCTTCAGATAATTAAGCACCCGTCTTACCAAGCATACGGGAAGCATCTGTTATCGTGGTTTGACGTACGTGTGTTCTATGTTAGAATAAGCAATTTTATGGTGGATTGCTACACACCTGAATATCTTACTCTCAATCATATACCGTTGGATCATAATACCGTTCTTGAAGTGAACGGTAGAAGATGTGCCCTTCATTCAGAGGGTAGTTCATGTCGTTTAAAAAGGAACCGAGTAGACAAGAAATTTGAAGAAGTTACTTTTGTGAGTACAGACAGTATAAGATTATCTGGTTCAGTGAAATTCGAGGTTTTTGATAAGGATGATCTTATTCTTTGTGGGACTTTGGAAATATctgaaaaagatgatgatattagtAAGTGGAGTATGAATTGTAAATCAATGATTTGTGGTAGTAATGGGTTTTTGAAAGGAAAGAAAACGGCGGTTTGTGATTCAACGCCACCAATGATTGAAGTTTATGTGGCGGGATCCTTTTCGGGGACACCAATTATTTTGACCAAAGCGTTGCAGAGTAGTTTTAATAAGAAGCAAAGTAGAAAAGGGGTGTTGGATTCAATCCCTGAGTATGACCCAACCGAAGAATCTCAAAAAAAAGTTGCACATGGACGTGATTATCAG ATGGCAGGGTATAGAAGTTATAAAGTCGACGAAGATTATGATAGCAGCTTGTTTTGGAGCCAAACAGAATACATGGAAGGTGAAGATGGTGCGCTCTCGTGGTTCAATGCTGGTGTAAGAGTAGGTGTTGGAATAGGGCTCGGTGTTTGTCTTGGGGTTGGAGTTGGAGTCGGTCTTCTTGTTCGAACGTATCAATCTACAACCAGAAACTTTAGAAGATGGCTTTAG